The Piliocolobus tephrosceles isolate RC106 chromosome 3, ASM277652v3, whole genome shotgun sequence genome has a window encoding:
- the ANKRD37 gene encoding ankyrin repeat domain-containing protein 37 isoform X3 yields MKELAFPGAEAAAAPCTAASERGVDGELRAAPCFLVTCAPAEPKPAAETPASPEGLKGGTTTGRRVKLSAPHGGRGTPPARVPVRPRPLTYPAQVDGLKHLLETGASVNAPPDPCEQSPVHLAAGSGLACFLLWQLQTGADLNQQVTRMFSEKLHYTRQQKLGAWSALACL; encoded by the exons ATGAAGGAACTTGCGTTTCCCGGCGCCGAGGCGGCAGCAGCGCCGTGCACAGCGGCTTCTGAGCGCGGCGTCGACGGGGAGCTGCGTGCGGCTCCCTGTTTCCTGGTTACGTGCGCGCCGGCAGAGCCAAAACCTGCGGCCGAAACTCCCGCTTCTCCGGAAGGATTAAAGGGCGGGACCACTACCGGGAGACGTGTCAAACTCAGCGCGCCTCATGGCGGCCGTGGCACCCCTCCCGCCCGGGTTCCCGTCCGTCCACGCCCACTGACTTACCCTGCGCAG GTGGATGGTCTGAAGCATTTGCTGGAGACAGGAGCCTCGGTCAACGCACCCCCGGATCCCTGCGAGCAGTCGCCTGTCCACTTAGCCGCAGGAAGCGgccttgcttgctttcttctctGGCAGCTGCAAACCGGCGCTGACCTCAACCAACAGGTAACTAG GATGTTTTCGGAGAAGCTCCACTACACAAGGCAGCAAAAGTTGGGAGCCTGGAGTGCCTTAGCCTGCTTGTAG